The Tenacibaculum jejuense genome includes a window with the following:
- a CDS encoding RNA polymerase sigma factor: protein MNRNINDISLQQELRNGNRDALRKVYVNYRADFLKYAFTYKLSEEDALDIYHDTIIAFNKSFTQNKINITKSSIKTYLFGIGKNKIYNHFKKNKKIHLVKDRKDEAYESIEIDDVTPTIEQIALSKALQKISESCRTLLKLFYFRNLDIEEIVNLTDYKDANTVSSHKSRCMKKLKALVKNE, encoded by the coding sequence ATGAATAGAAACATTAATGATATATCACTTCAACAAGAATTAAGAAATGGTAATAGAGATGCTTTACGAAAGGTATACGTGAATTATAGAGCAGACTTTTTAAAGTATGCTTTTACTTACAAGCTAAGTGAAGAAGATGCTTTAGATATTTATCATGATACTATTATTGCGTTCAATAAAAGTTTCACACAGAACAAAATAAATATTACTAAAAGTTCTATAAAAACCTATTTGTTTGGTATTGGAAAAAATAAGATTTATAATCACTTTAAAAAGAATAAAAAAATACATTTAGTAAAAGACAGAAAAGATGAAGCCTACGAAAGTATTGAAATCGATGATGTAACTCCAACAATCGAGCAAATTGCATTAAGTAAAGCTTTACAAAAGATATCGGAATCTTGTAGAACTCTTTTAAAGCTGTTTTATTTTCGAAACTTAGATATTGAAGAAATTGTAAATCTTACCGATTACAAAGATGCAAATACAGTGAGTAGTCATAAATCTAGATGCATGAAAAAACTTAAAGCGTTAGTCAAAAATGAATAA
- a CDS encoding tetratricopeptide repeat protein, whose translation MKRIKTLLSITLALASLIVVKAQENDSYDQAVKQIKNKEWDNAVSTLTNLIEKEPENTTYYFYRGYAKEMNLKYKESVEDFTKVIELDPKAKVARTNRGYAYRHLGEYDKAINDFQEELKVNPKATYSYEHISMVYYLKKDYAKALENVNTAIEKDASNSISYKTKALIYKAMNDKENACSNKNKAVEMGILKDYPSFKVDIDEVNEFCSK comes from the coding sequence ATGAAGAGAATTAAAACATTATTGTCAATTACATTAGCTTTAGCTTCTTTAATAGTTGTAAAAGCACAAGAGAATGATTCGTATGATCAAGCTGTTAAGCAAATAAAAAATAAAGAGTGGGATAACGCTGTATCTACCTTAACTAACTTAATAGAAAAAGAACCCGAAAATACTACGTATTATTTTTATCGCGGTTACGCTAAAGAAATGAACTTAAAGTACAAAGAATCTGTTGAAGATTTTACAAAAGTTATTGAGTTAGATCCTAAAGCTAAAGTGGCTAGAACTAACAGAGGTTATGCGTACAGACATCTAGGTGAATACGACAAAGCCATAAACGATTTTCAAGAAGAATTAAAAGTAAATCCAAAAGCTACATATTCTTACGAACACATTAGTATGGTTTACTATTTGAAAAAAGATTATGCTAAAGCTTTGGAAAATGTAAATACTGCTATTGAAAAAGATGCTAGCAATTCAATTTCATACAAAACTAAAGCTTTAATTTACAAAGCCATGAACGATAAAGAAAACGCTTGTTCTAATAAAAACAAGGCTGTTGAAATGGGGATTCTTAAAGACTACCCTAGCTTTAAAGTTGATATTGATGAAGTAAACGAATTCTGTTCTAAGTAA
- a CDS encoding T9SS type A sorting domain-containing protein: protein MKYRLLLFFMTLSVGLLAQQTFVPDDAFEQFLINEGYDTVLDDYVLTENIKNVTFLPIDSQGIKDLTGLEDFSALTDLRIFGNPLQTVDLTANKELQFLRMGNQILTSINVYNLTKLKRLFILESSITALDVSSNTNLELLTLEDNTELVDLNINGAVSLESLRNVNNDKLETINLSANTALKRFSAYYCEKLNNLDFVNNTRITDIIFNEMTSLSNVSIKNGKNNYYLESLRNPNLRCVEVSDADYVNANWSRTKITGALRFDEYLVFSNDCGGSSTLETTEIPDSNFETYLESIGAGNGVTGDNKVSTSAIQALTTLDVSGQSITNLSGIEEFTALTNLNCSTNELTSLDVSTLVNLTDLDCSYNDIGELSVIKNLELVNLNCSANQITELNTLSNSKLENLNCEVNAIEYLDLVNNSRLTKLSCNDNALVGLNIKNGNNSRISNENFSVFANPDLTCIQVDDENYSTTNWFQTDMQTNFNENCTPVNDDCSFTIPIVLGQDTPGSTISASGAATNPNCAQNGTTVFDVWYSFTAPESGSMNITISAGTLISKIALYETCTDATPLNCDEGNLSVDNLNPGQEYYLQVWLELSSRFQSKSESGGFVLKAEDTSNVLSTEDVVSDIDFSIYPNPTSELIKIKNSNSIQSIVVFNSKGKVCLKEKNIENTQTEVSLRNLPVGLYFIRVEDEFKNFIHKKIIKH from the coding sequence ATGAAATATAGATTACTACTTTTTTTTATGACATTATCTGTAGGACTTTTAGCTCAACAAACTTTTGTACCAGATGATGCTTTTGAACAGTTTCTTATCAATGAAGGTTACGATACTGTTTTAGATGATTATGTACTAACAGAAAACATAAAAAATGTTACTTTTTTACCCATAGATTCTCAAGGAATTAAAGATTTAACGGGTTTAGAAGACTTTAGTGCATTAACAGACCTCAGGATTTTTGGAAATCCATTACAAACTGTAGACTTAACAGCCAATAAAGAGCTACAGTTTTTAAGAATGGGAAACCAAATATTAACATCAATCAATGTGTATAACTTAACCAAGCTTAAAAGGCTTTTTATCTTGGAATCTTCTATCACTGCACTTGATGTTTCTTCGAATACGAACTTAGAGTTGTTAACCTTAGAAGATAATACAGAATTAGTTGATTTAAATATTAATGGAGCCGTTAGTTTAGAAAGCCTTAGAAATGTTAATAATGATAAATTGGAAACTATTAATCTTTCAGCAAATACAGCATTAAAAAGATTTTCAGCTTACTACTGCGAAAAACTAAATAACCTAGATTTTGTGAATAATACTCGTATTACAGATATCATTTTTAATGAAATGACTAGTTTATCAAATGTTTCTATTAAAAATGGTAAGAATAACTATTATCTAGAAAGCTTAAGAAATCCTAATTTAAGATGTGTAGAGGTTTCTGATGCAGATTATGTGAATGCAAATTGGTCGAGAACAAAAATAACAGGAGCTTTACGATTCGATGAATACTTAGTCTTCAGTAACGATTGTGGAGGATCTTCAACTCTAGAAACTACTGAAATTCCTGATAGTAATTTTGAAACTTATTTAGAATCTATAGGTGCTGGTAATGGAGTTACAGGAGATAATAAGGTATCGACTTCGGCTATTCAAGCATTAACTACTTTAGATGTTAGCGGGCAAAGTATTACTAATCTTTCTGGGATCGAGGAGTTTACTGCTTTAACAAATTTAAATTGTAGTACAAATGAACTTACAAGTTTAGATGTTAGCACATTAGTGAATTTAACAGACTTAGATTGTTCTTATAATGATATTGGTGAGTTATCGGTTATTAAAAATTTAGAGTTGGTAAACTTAAACTGTAGTGCAAATCAGATTACAGAATTAAACACTTTATCAAACTCAAAGTTAGAAAATTTAAACTGTGAAGTTAATGCTATTGAGTATTTAGATTTAGTAAATAATTCTCGATTAACTAAGTTAAGTTGTAATGATAATGCTTTGGTTGGTTTAAACATAAAAAATGGAAATAATTCACGAATTTCTAATGAAAACTTCTCTGTTTTTGCAAATCCAGATTTAACCTGTATTCAGGTAGATGATGAGAACTATAGCACTACAAATTGGTTTCAAACTGATATGCAAACAAACTTTAACGAAAACTGTACACCAGTAAATGACGATTGTTCTTTTACGATTCCAATTGTTTTAGGACAAGATACACCAGGAAGTACAATTAGTGCATCTGGAGCAGCAACAAATCCGAATTGTGCTCAAAATGGAACAACAGTTTTTGATGTTTGGTATTCATTCACAGCTCCAGAATCTGGAAGTATGAATATCACTATTTCTGCAGGTACATTAATTTCAAAAATTGCATTGTATGAAACTTGTACAGATGCAACTCCATTAAATTGTGATGAAGGAAATTTATCAGTAGACAATTTAAATCCTGGTCAAGAATACTATTTACAAGTTTGGTTAGAACTATCTAGTAGATTTCAATCTAAATCAGAATCTGGAGGTTTTGTTTTAAAGGCCGAAGATACTTCCAATGTATTATCTACTGAAGATGTAGTTTCTGATATAGATTTCTCCATATATCCAAATCCAACTTCAGAATTGATAAAGATTAAAAATTCAAATTCAATTCAATCTATAGTTGTATTCAATAGTAAAGGGAAAGTTTGTTTGAAAGAGAAAAATATAGAAAACACACAAACAGAAGTTTCATTAAGAAATCTGCCTGTAGGTTTATATTTTATTCGTGTCGAAGACGAATTCAAAAACTTTATCCATAAAAAAATTATAAAACATTAA
- a CDS encoding short chain dehydrogenase: protein MKILIIGGNGTIGKKVTDHFKQKHEVIIGGRTNGDVLIDIAESKSIEEAFEKIGKLDAIVCIAGEAKWDNFDKLTEEDFYIGLKSKLMGQVNVVRIGRKYLNPKGSITLSTGILADDPVKKTTSAAMVNGAIHSFVKAVDLELENEIRVNVVSLGMVEDAYEKYKDYFPGHNPVPMFKVINAYARSVEGKGRGQIIRYYE, encoded by the coding sequence ATGAAAATATTAATTATTGGAGGAAATGGAACCATTGGGAAAAAAGTAACTGATCATTTTAAGCAAAAACATGAAGTGATTATTGGCGGTAGAACCAATGGTGATGTTCTTATAGATATTGCTGAAAGTAAATCGATAGAAGAAGCTTTCGAAAAAATCGGAAAACTCGATGCTATTGTTTGTATTGCAGGTGAAGCCAAATGGGATAATTTTGATAAACTTACTGAAGAAGATTTCTACATTGGTTTAAAAAGTAAATTAATGGGACAAGTAAATGTTGTTCGAATTGGTCGAAAATACTTGAATCCAAAAGGATCAATTACCTTGTCTACTGGAATTTTAGCAGATGATCCTGTGAAAAAAACAACAAGTGCTGCAATGGTAAACGGGGCTATACATAGTTTTGTAAAAGCTGTTGATCTTGAACTAGAAAATGAAATTAGAGTAAATGTAGTTTCTTTAGGTATGGTTGAAGATGCCTACGAAAAGTATAAAGATTATTTCCCTGGTCATAATCCTGTTCCTATGTTTAAAGTTATCAATGCTTATGCAAGAAGTGTCGAAGGCAAAGGAAGAGGACAAATAATAAGATACTACGAATAA
- a CDS encoding outer membrane protein assembly factor BamD — protein sequence MNNYDEIIQKHFKNELNSEEQKLFDSLKETNKEFLVTLKAHEDLMIAFQVNEDKEISNLIKNIESKKKPKPIFLKIVAALAVFITGYYFLFLSSENYESYLEEYPNVHHPITRGNSESKLDEAFSAYESKSYKNAIVKFDAILSEEKSPEIEFYKAMALLNDKQYAKAENILQNLTQTSFEFKDETFWYLTMVSLIKEDEINAKKLLNTMNKENMEFKQKERQLLLKKLN from the coding sequence ATGAATAATTACGACGAAATCATACAAAAACACTTTAAGAATGAATTAAATAGTGAAGAACAAAAACTATTCGATTCATTAAAAGAAACTAATAAAGAATTCTTAGTCACTTTAAAAGCTCATGAAGATCTTATGATCGCTTTTCAAGTGAATGAAGACAAAGAAATTAGTAATCTTATTAAAAATATTGAAAGTAAAAAGAAACCAAAGCCTATTTTTCTTAAAATCGTAGCGGCTTTAGCTGTATTTATTACTGGTTATTATTTTCTTTTTTTATCTAGTGAAAATTATGAATCTTATTTAGAAGAATATCCTAATGTTCATCATCCTATTACACGAGGAAATTCTGAAAGTAAACTAGATGAAGCTTTTAGTGCCTATGAAAGTAAATCTTATAAAAATGCTATAGTAAAGTTTGATGCTATTTTAAGCGAAGAGAAATCTCCTGAAATTGAATTTTACAAAGCAATGGCATTATTAAATGATAAGCAATATGCTAAAGCAGAAAATATATTACAAAACTTAACTCAAACCTCCTTTGAGTTTAAAGACGAAACATTTTGGTATTTAACAATGGTATCTTTAATAAAAGAAGACGAAATTAATGCTAAAAAACTCTTGAATACAATGAATAAAGAAAACATGGAATTCAAACAAAAAGAGCGTCAATTATTACTAAAAAAATTAAATTAA